TGTTTCAACAGACTTACTAACTTGTGTTTGGGGTTGGTCTAAAACACTGATAACATTAACTTTTACTGTAGCATAAAGCTATAGCATTTTACTATGGCTATTATTAATGTGTTTTATTCTTGTCTAACATGTTAAATTTGTCATACATCTCTGTGTCTCATTCTGATGCCATGACAAACACTGACCTAAAGCAACTTaacagaggaaaggatttatctggcttacacttcTGAGTCACAGCCCATTATTAAGGGAAGTCAGAACTAGAATCTGAAGCGAAACCAGAGAGGAACCATGCTCACTAGCCTACTCACAGTCTCATGTTTACCTAGATTCTTGTATAGCCTGGGACCACCTGTGGTGGGATAGAGTTACCTAATGGCCCTCCTATATCAGTTAACAATCAAGGAAGTCCCCACAAACACATCTCTGATCTGAGAACTATGTCAGAAATTctttctcaggtgattctaggctgtgtcaagttgacagttaaggTCAACAGAACAGTATTTATAAGAAAATAGTATAATCAAGGATTGGTGCTGTTCACAATTGTAGGCATCCATCAGGGTTCCTGGATTGCAGATAAAGATGAACTACTACATTTCTAATTTAAGGGATAAGAAAAATTATTGCTCAGAAAATGCACCATCTCTGCTAGAAGGAGGGAGACCCATAAATTGAGGAGTGCCAGGCAGAACATTCCGCTCAGACAGACTGTAAGACCGTAGTACCATCTCTGCTAGAAAGAGACTCCTACCAATTGTGTAAGATAGGTTGGATGGAGACCTGACATTCATGTATCCCGAGAGTCCATTTGTCAGCTCCTCTACTGAACTCCACCTTTAATTATAGAATCTTAGACTGAGTTACTGCTGTGCTCTGACCATTCCCATAAAATTGTTTGTGTGGGATCTCTGTCAgtggcacgcacgcacgcatgcgcgcgcgcgcgcgcgcgcgcgcacacacacacacacacacacacacacacacacacacgtaaataaaaataagcaatgaaGATGTAGAGCACACACCTTCattgccagcactggggaagcaaaggcaggcagaagtGTAcattagaggccaacctggtctacacagtggcttccaggccagccagagatatacAGTGAGACTGCCTCGGGGAAATATGAAGAAGAAACATGTCCTGACGTAGTAGACTCATTCTGTCTCCATAAGGTGTCCTGCACCATGCTGCAGTGCAGTAAGAAGTCCTCACTCGTCACGAGCCAACACCATGTCCTTGGGCTTTACAAAGTACCCATCCTCAGATGTTCTGTTGCATCGACACCCAGCATACTAATATAGGGATGTTCCTTGTGTAGTCCATTTAACTCTGATACCAAGTAAGTCTCTTTAACAGTGAAATGGACAAATGATTATGCCATTGAATGTCAAGAATATTTTCATGATATACAGCATACTGTATTAGATAGAATCCCATGGGAGGAACGTAGCTCTAATTACATTTTGACAGAAAAAACATTGCTAAGACCTGCTTGCCTTTAATTTACAACTGTAAGAAATCATCTGTGGGCTGTTTTGCCAAGCAGTCCTTTGCTTATTTTATGCATCTCCTTTAAGTCCTTTCTTTGCCATTTCCTTCCTCTGGATCATTGAGAGTTGCCTGGTTAAGAGTTCATGGAACTGAACTTCAGATTGCTTCTTTTTCCAAGTATTGCTCAGTAGATGCTTCCCATTCAACTCTAAACTCTTAAAATACACAATCCAGAGCTGAAATACGTTCTTAGAGATGGGTTGAACAGTTTTCTATTCAATGAATAGAGCCTATACCTCTATTGATATAGAAGAATTAATTCTTAAAGAAGCATATGATTGCaataatattttaatagccagTTCATACTGGTCTCACACTGCACTTATAGTCCACTCAAACCCTGTAGCCTTGAGCAAGTCGACTAACCCATTCTGTCCTCAGTCCTTCCAAGCATGACAGGAAGGGTCACACCTGCCTCCTGTTTATGGTAATTATGGATAATATGatgttaaattaaatttattggcAGTGTTGTACTTGAAATTCAGGGTGACCTGGTTGTTGTGCAGATGTAGttttaagaaagacaaaagaaccaTTGACAAGAAAGCAATCTGTATCCAAAGCATATTAAGTGGCTTTCGGAAAAAAAATTGGGTTTCCTAGGATTTCACATTCTTTGACCCTTACTACTTCTGTTTTAGTAATAAAAGCTTTAGTGTGACTACTCTATAAATAGATTTTTGATTTATATGGCCAGATAATACACAATTTGATGAGAGTGAAGACGGTTTCCCTGAGAGGCTAAGTTCACTGGTTTATATATGGTCTTGCATGTGTCTGTTTTTCCTTGGCTTCCAAGATTCTTAAGCATATTACTTTCTCCAACAGAATGTTTTCTTGGCTAACTTCAGCAGAAGAGTGGCGGGGGCTATTCTACACTCATTGATGTAGTAGTaatcagaattaaaaaaacaaaaccagccctAAGGAGAATGTAGCTATAGCCATAGGAATTACAAAGTGAAGCCAAGCCAGGTTCCTATGGATGGCCTACATAGGACAATCTCATCTCACTGCAGCTCATAAAACTTATTGATCCTTTTCACTATACATGCCACAGGATGCAACAATGGTGGGCATATTTGATTGGTGTCTAGTtatttttgtgttgctgtgataaaacaccatgacaaagccAACTTATAAAACAAAGTGTTTGATTTGGTTAGAGTCCATCCATGATGTGCAGTGAAGGAGCATCAGagtgctcacatcttgatccataagAGACAAAGGCGATGGGAATGGCactagtcttttgaaacctcaaagtatGCCTATGTGACATACCTCCatcacaaggccacacctccccttccttcccaaacagttccacaaagctggggaccaaatatacagatatatgagccttatgggagccattctcattcaaaccatcacaagtgGTTATGAGGATCCTTGAGTATATCAGTAAGTgctgatttgaatgagaatggtacCCCATAGGATCATATGTTTGATTATTTGGCCCTGAGTTAGTagtactgtttgggaaggatgaaggggcatgaccttgttggagagATGTGTCCAGGAGGTGTGCTTTGAGTTTTCAAGAGCTCTTAGCTACTGCGCCAGCAGAATGTTTGCTTGTCTGCAGCCATGATTGAAACCATGATGTAaacaagagttgccttggtcatggtgtccttcagagccttggtcatggtgtctcttcacaataatagaaCAGTAACTCAGAGAGTAAGATTGGTAGATACACAGGTGAATCAATAGATGTGTGATGGGAAGGTGAGCAAGTGGTACCTCTTCCCTGTTACCATGGATATTCAACCCTAGATACCTTTACCAGTTGCTCTCCTGAAATCACTGGCATCTCAGGATTCACTGTTGTCACGGAGAACACTTGTGTGTTAGCATATGCTTTGAAAAATATAAGACATACAGGAAATATCCAGAGAATCAAAcatcttttttttagtttatttacaattttatttagtaataAGAGTTCAAGAGTTTAATCCCATTTTCAGATCACATCTCTAAAAACAATCTTCACTCTGTTAGAGGGATGAattaaatatcttcattttttgAGTAGTTGGTGCCTAAATATAAAGAAGGGAGCAGCAAATCCAGATCCAAAGTACACAGTCATCATAGCCAGTAACTGCCACTTGTTTTCCACTGAAAATGGCAAATTCTTCCCCAGGCCGTCCTCATAGTGGCTGCGACGGACCACGGAGGTGGTGAACCTCTGGACACTTTGGCCCAACATGGCGCCTCAGGAGGCTCTGTGAGGCCCACAGAGCTGGAAGGTGGAAGAAAACTCAGAATCAAACATCTTTAACATGCAGTGATCATCTTGTTAATTATGCATTAATATAAAGAAAGTCTTTGGTGTATCTCTCATGTGTtcataaattagaaatgagatatGACCTTATGAGAATAATGATTTTTCCAAACTTGACAATTGTCTTAGCATCTCATTGCTCTTTTTACCTCTGTTAGTATAAGGGTGTGTGTATTGCAAATAAGGTTAGTGTGTTAGTTAAGCCCAAAAAAGATGTTTGTACATATTGGTTATTGTTTAATCTTACATGTAAATTCATAGATACCATTTTTTAATTcgatacttttatttgttttaaaattttcaagttacatttatttatatatttatttattatatatgtggttgcagaggtcaaagggcaactttcaggagtccattcccttcttctaccatgtggatcctatGGATTGGATTCAgcttatcaggcttggcagcaaaagTTTTATTCAATGAATCATCTTTGCCAGCCCTTTATTTCAATTTTGACAGAACTTTGTATGTAGAGACCATACATGAGGGGTCCTTCCTCAGTCACTTCTCCACCTATTTTTTTTGTCCAcctatttatttgttcaaatgagcaaaaatctatttataaataagcaaACCTCTAATCACATTAACTAAAAGTGGCAAATCTATCAAGTGTTTGaaatctaaataaaagaaaatcaaggcACCTTTGATCTGTgaattgaaaacaaacatttaggtGTAATAACAGATTCATTTCCCTTTTGTCTCCATAACACATGAGCACCAAAGTTATCTAAGAAAACTTACTATTTAGTAAGACAAGAATGTATATAAATTACAAATGGAGCAAGTACTTTCAGAAGGACTTCTTTGGAGACAAGTTTACTGCAAATATGACATTCTAACCAcactccaccttgttttttgagacaggccctcTTATTAGACCTGCTGCTCACCTATTCACCTATACTGGCTAGCTGGGgattttctgtccttccttcccagcactggaatgTAAGagtactgtgcctggcttttcaaAAGGATGCTAGAgataaaattcattttctcctgctttcatgggAGATACTTTACTGAGTCACCATTTGCCAAGTCCCTACTTGTAGAATTTCAATTGTGGCTTATTCTACTGCTTAATAATTCAGTTGTgtaaaatgcatttcattttttaaatgagtttgtAAGGATTTACAATTCAGCTTTGATGAACTCTTGGTGGAACACAGCTTTCTTCTCCTGAAATATTTCTGTTAGACAATAGGCATATTTACAGTTTGCCATTGAGATGAGGTTAACCTCAGTTCATCTTGGAACATTTTAGCTGTCAATTGGGAAATCCACTGCCAGCCCATCACAATAAGTATAGGTAAAAATACACTTTTCAATTAATGTCCTGTTATTTAGTCTAGACTGCTAAGCACCAACTATGTCTGCTGTGCAGATAACCTGATTAGATAAAGGGAGTCTTGTGTCTTCATTATGCTATTACTATAGTGTGTAGTGTTTGGACCAAATAGAATTTTCCTAATGTCCCaagcaaggcaaaggaaacaaccTTTTTAGAAATAGCAGCAATTTCATTACACTCACATGAGAGCTTCTTACGTGCCCTCATTAGGAGAAAAATCCATAGCTGTAGTCAGCCTTAAATTACTAAGCATTAAATTAATTACATATACTGTATATTCATTTGGCTGCTAAAATATTACTGATTTGTAGTTCTTGGTTAAGTAATATAAATGGATTGTTAAATAAGTTATTTCTGAGGCATATAATAGTTTTAGGATTAGGGTGGATAATTTAATTGCTTCATGAAAGGTCCATAGTGTTTGGAAAATTTGGAAAGCCTCATACTGAAATGTTTATATTATTGCCAAGAAGCAGTGGGAAGAAATTACGGTTTTGAATACGTTTTTTATGTAGAGCGATGTGACCTTGAGTCACAGATAAGAGAAACAAACAGCTCATTTAGAGTAGCTAAATACAAAGGATTTTAAGTTCCATTCACTGTGTCACATGTCAAGTGTGTCTTCTTCCATTCTTGTCTGGATGCTCACAGTGGTAGCCAGCTATCCTGGGCCATGCATTTATACTGTTTGAGACACCTCCTAGAGTGTGTGTTACTTTACTTGATATGTAAAATCTAACAGTGAGGTAAAGGTGGAAGGTGCCCACACACAGTTTCCAGTTGTTGGTATTCTTGAATTCCATGGTTTGATTTTAGCATCCAGAGTTTAACTCTGTCTGtctaaaaaaatggaaggaaatctTTCCACCATTTCATTCATGCATTTACTAACTTTCCTTGTTTGATCACCATCCTTCATAGAGATCTATGTAAACTTTTCTTcaatttgtataaaatataaaagaaaaatccttcTTGAAGTTTAAAGTGTTCCCTTTAATGTTcagtaattgttttgttttgtttttgttttttgacacaagatttccctgtgtaacagtcctggctgtcctggaactccttctatagaccaggctggccttggaactcacagaaatctgcctgcctctgcctcctgagtcctgggattaaaggcatgcgccaccacctggctatgtTTAGTAATTTTTACAGTCAATACTAGAGAAGTGTATGCTTGAAAAGCATTTTAACTTTTATCCAAGATTATTTTCAGTACTTATGTCCATTTCTCTTACTTTCATAGCTTAGTAGGTGCTGATATTTAAGGTACTAGAGCTTCACCCACCTAAAAATAGACCAGTTCCAGCAAACAGAAATAGTTCTTTAAAAAGCATTCATATTCCCCATGATTTTATTTCTAGGCTCTAATTATAAAAGATGTGAAACAAGAGAACATATTTTTCCTTATATACAAGGAATCCTTTGTGTAAgtcaaaacttaaaaatgaaatcaggaGCCAGTGATTCGGCTTAGTGGGTaagggtacttgccaccaagcctaaggaCCTAAGATCGATCTTTGGAACCCATGTGGTAAGAGTAAACTAACTCAGGCAAGTTCTCTTTTCACCTTTGGGTgtacatatttaatatttattaaaaataaataaaatgttttcaccTTTAAGTGTTTGTACTTATTTACATTTGCAAAAATGATTTACATTTCAAAGttcacataaaatcattttggaTGTATAATCTAGCATATTTAATAAGACAGccaattaatttaattttagaaatcaaatttgTCATGGCAAATGCCATTtcattgtttgaattgttttaaaaattgtaataagTACAATTGATTCTGAAAtaattaggtttttgttttggggatttgtttttgtttggttttggtttttttaagacaaaaaagttcactgtggaaaaaaataaaaagatggggtggtggtgtatgccttaaactcagcactcaggaggcagaggcaggtggatgtctgagttggaggccagcctggtctatagagtgagttctggaacagccaaggctacacgaagaaaacctgtcttggaaaaacaaacaacacacaaacaaaaacatctccctgtgtagctcttgactgtcctggaactcactctgtacaacaagctggccttgaactcagagatccacctgcctctgcctcctgagtgctagaattaaaggtgtgtgctaccacacctggtttataatTGGTTTTTTATTGGCCTGCAAACGGAGACCTGGGTGTCATCTCTTGCACCCACCTGCTTCTTTAACAGCTGTAAGAGGTGTTTGTCATCAAGCATTTATGAAGCCTGGATTTAAAGGGGAAAATGTACCCAACTAGAGAATACTCTCAAAAACTGTAGCACATCTGGGTTTCAGTGCAGAAAATGAAGTTTTGCCTTTGGTGAGTGTTGGAATAATGGAAATTGGACTGATATGTCatctgagtgttttgttttgttcttttaatttcaaATCAAAAGTGTTCTGACATATTCTGGTGCCGAAAATAAGACTCTACAGTAATTGGTTTGCTGAATTATATttgatagatttttaaatgttgcAAATAGTTGTAATTTGCATAGGGCATGATTTGTTTTAAGTGATTTATTGTTTACTTGGCTTTGatcttatatttctctttttgggTAGCCAGAGACACTTCTGTTACTTGTTTTcaggtagttttgtttttatttttcctttcctttcttttcctttcctttcctttcctttcctttcctttcctttcctttcctttcctttcctt
This DNA window, taken from Cricetulus griseus strain 17A/GY chromosome 2, alternate assembly CriGri-PICRH-1.0, whole genome shotgun sequence, encodes the following:
- the LOC100774785 gene encoding cytochrome c oxidase subunit 7C, mitochondrial codes for the protein MLGQSVQRFTTSVVRRSHYEDGLGKNLPFSVENKWQLLAMMTVYFGSGFAAPFFIFRHQLLKK